In one window of Mercurialis annua linkage group LG4, ddMerAnnu1.2, whole genome shotgun sequence DNA:
- the LOC126678412 gene encoding uncharacterized protein LOC126678412: protein MANAKGKNKPLTNKLPSSGKLKNAFTAEVVDDILQIPISRRLPPDKLFWPLNKSGFYTVKVRRNVWSCNMRPKVKQFLWRICHNALPCNLNLARRKLSIDGSCPRCKNHEESVLHCLKECKKVRGEEAQIFILCLWNIWNDRNDIVFENRRWPPPLLFNRVQSLITPAAAKENRPPAVGAQVWKPPHAGVLKINSDAAISVEKKIAAISMVCRDSSGAVLHSGTKILHGIINAEVAEAEAICLGLQLSADLPYAKIVCESDCLSVINRFRFPHNAMDLTQLIVEDCISFCNGREVAFNFLKRDGNHVAHALAKWGIFIGKDCIFDGRVPTPINDLVIFFHD, encoded by the exons atggcTAACGCCAAGGgtaaaaataaaccattgacg aataAGTTGCCGTCTTCTGGGAAGTTAAAGAACGCTTTTACAGCGGAGGTAGTCGATGATATTCTGCAAATTCCCATAAGTCGCCGTCTTCCGCCAGACAAGCTGTTTTGGCCGTTGAATAAGTCGGGGTTTTACACTGTGAAAGTCAG GCGGAATGTTTGGAGCTGTAACATGCGTCCAAAAGTGAAGCAATTCCTATGGAGGATTTGCCATAACGCTCTTCCCTGCAATCTGAATCTAGCTAGGAGGAAGTTGTCAATTGATGGTAGTTGTCCCAGATGTAAAAATCATGAGGAATCTGTGCTTCATTGTTTAAAAGAGTGCAAAAAAGTTCGAG GTGAAGAGGCTCAAATTTTCATCTTATGTCTTTGGAACATTTGGAATGATCGTAACGATATTGTGTTTGAGAATCGTCGATGGCCACCTCCGCTTCTTTTTAATAGGGTCCAGTCCCTTATTACTCCGGCTGCTGCTAAGGAGAATCGTCCTCCTGCTGTTGGAGCTCAGGTCTGGAAGCCTCCCCACGCTGGTGTATTGAAGATTAACTCGGACGCGGCCATTTCTGTGGAAAAGAAAATTGCAGCAATCAGCATGGTGTGCAGAGATTCGTCGGGAGCAGTTTTGCACAGTGGCACTAAAATCTTGCATGGGATTATTAACGCAGAGGTAGCTGAAGCTGAAGCCATTTGTTTGGGGTTGCAGTTATCGGCTGATTTACCCTATGCCAAGATTGTTTGTGAATCAGATTGTTTAAGTGTCATTAATAGATTTCGGTTTCCTCACAATGCAATGGATCTTACTCAGCTTATTGTCGAAGACTGCATCTCTTTTTGTAATGGTAGAGAGGTAGCTTTTAATTTTCTGAAAAGGGATGGTAACCATGTAGCTCATGCTTTAGCTAAATGGGGCATTTTCATAGGTAAAGATTGTATCTTTGATGGGCGAGTTCCTACTCCAATCAATGATCTTGTAATTTTCTTTCATGATTAA
- the LOC126677306 gene encoding monodehydroascorbate reductase encodes MAEKSFKYVIVGGGVSAGYAAREFGKQGVKPGELAIISKEAVAPYERPALSKAYLFPEGTARLPGFHVCVGSGGERLLPEWYTEKGVELILNTEIVKADLASKTLTSAAGETFKYQILIIATGSAVIKLSDFGVEGADAKNIFYLREIDDADKLVEAIKSKKNGKAVIVGGGYIGLELSAALKINNIDVTMVYPEPWCMPRLFTSDIAAFYEGYYAKKGINIIKGTVAVGFNSDSNGEVKEVKLKDGRVLEADIVVVGVGGRPLTTLFKGQVAEEKGGLKTDGYFKTSIPEVYAVGDVATFPMKIYNDIRRVEHVDHARKSAEQAVKAIKASEEGKTIDEYDYLPYFYSRAFDLSWQFYGDNVGDTVLFGDNDPNSSKAKFGTYWIKDGKINGVFLEGGSADENKAIAKVAREQPAVASVDQLTKEGLSFACKI; translated from the exons ATGGCAGAGAAGAGCTTCAAGTACGTGATCGTCGGCGGTGGAGTCTCCGCC GGATATGCAGCTAGGGAGTTTGGAAAGCAAGGGGTTAAGCCAGGAGAATTGGCAATCATTTCCAAGGAGGCG GTGGCTCCTTATGAACGTCCTGCGCTCAGCAAGGCATATCTCTTTCCTGAAG GAACGGCTAGACTTCCAGGATTCCATGTCTGCGTTGGCAGTGGAGGGGAGAGACTACTTCCCGAGTGGTACACAGAGAAAG GGGTAGAGTTGATCCTTAACACTGAAATAGTTAAAGCAGATCTTGCTTCCAAGACTCTCACAAGTGCAGCTGGAGAAACCTTCAAGTATCAGATTTTGATTATTGCAACTGGTTCCGCT GTTATAAAATTGTCAGATTTTGGTGTCGAAGGAGCTGATGCCAAAAACATCTTCTACTTGAGGGAAATCGATGATGCTGATAAACTTGTGGAAGCTATTAAATCAAAGAAGAACGGAAAGGCTGTCATCGTTGGAGGAGGATACATTGGTCTTGAACTTAGTGCAGCCCTGAAAATTAACAACATTGATGTTACAATGGTTTATCCTGAACCATGGTGCA TGCCTCGTCTTTTTACTTCCGACATAGCTGCATTCTATGAAGGTTACTATGCTAAGAAGGGAATCAATATTATCAAGGGAACTGTTGCTGTTGGGTTTAATTCTGATTCAAATGGAGAG gTAAAGGAAGTGAAGCTTAAGGATGGTAGAGTTCTGGAAGCTGACATTGTTGTGGTTGGTGTTGGTGGAAGGCCACTTACAACTTTATTTAAAGGACAGGTTGCAGAAGAGAAGGGTGGACTTAAG ACTGATGGGTATTTCAAAACAAGTATTCCTGAAGTGTATGCTGTTGGTGATGTTGCTACCTTTCCCATGAAAATATACAACGATATAAGAAGAGTTGAACACGTTGATCATGCCCGCAAATCAGCTGAGCAGGCTGTGAAG GCCATAAAAGCAAGCGAAGAAGGGAAAACAATCGATGAATATGATTACCTTCCATACTTCTATTCTCGTGCCTTTGATCTTTCCTGGCAGTTCTACGGCGACAATGTTGGCGACACTGTACTTTTCGGAGACAATGATCCAAATTCATCAAAGGCAAAGTTCGGAACATACTGGATCAAAGACGGAAAAATTAACGGAGTTTTTCTGGAAGGTGGAAGTGCTGATGAAAACAAGGCTATTGCTAAGGTTGCAAGAGAGCAGCCTGCTGTTGCGAGTGTGGATCAGCTTACAAAGGAAGGCCTGTCCTTCGCCTGTAAGATTTAA